Sequence from the Fibrobacter sp. UWP2 genome:
CCTGCGTAAAGAAGAAGGTGTTCTTGCCCAAGTCCTTGAGCGAAGCCCCGAAGTGGTAGGCCGTATCGTCGATAAAAAGGAACCGGTCATGCATTCCGTAACTCGGCAAAACCTGCATCGGACTGTCGGGATACTGTTCGTTGTAAGTCGCCAGGTCCACCTTGAGAGCCTTGCTCTTGTCGTAAGTGTAAATCGTCACAGAAACACCCTTTTCGCGCTTGAGCATCATCGCCAGGGTTTTCTCGTCCACATACCTATCGACAAGGACGATCCTCTTTTTGGCCTGTCGGATTAAAGCGCACACGAAAACATAGGCGTCGAACTCCTGGTTGTTGTAGAAAAGGCCCTTGGATTTCAGTTCGCCGCGGTCCATCGCCTCGAATAGAGCGTCTATTTTGTGGTCATGGTCTAGCAGACGTGCGTCCTGTTCCAAATCCTTCACTTCAATGTTTGAAATTCGGTTGATAAAACCTCCATTCTGCATGATGTAGTGTCTCATTGCCACAAACGCCTTCATGATGTCTATGCTGACCCTGATGGCTTTTTCGCTGTGTAAAACAGCCGAGAGCATCGCAACACCCTGTTCGGTGAATGCATAAGACGAATATTTGGAATGTTGTCCACGGCCGGTCTTTATGGTTCCATCTTGGCACCTTAGAGACTCTTCTTTTGTCAACTCGAAATAGAATTCATCGGGGAACCTGTTGGGATTACGTTTTACCGCTCGATTTATGTACTTTGTCTCCACCCCGTAAAGCGTAGCCAGGTCGCGGTCTAGCAACACCTGCCTGCCCCGAATAACCTGAATCATCTTTCCGACGCCTGACTCCACGAGCGGTTTTGCCGCCACAATCTGCTTTTTTTCTTCGTTTTTGCCCATTTTTACCTCTATTAAACAAAAAAGACCGCATCCATTTAAGCAATAAATGAAATGCGGTCGCTTGCAGGTTTAGCCCTGCTTACTATGTCTGTTTGGCTGGAATATACAAAAACGGGTTGAGAAAAACAAGTCTTTCAATGTGGGGGGGGAGGTCTCCCCCTGGCTCCAGCCCCGGCCAGAGTGTCATCCTGAGCGAAACGCAGTGGAGTCGAAGGATCTAGTCCCGCATTGCCTAGCTGGGTCTTCCGCGCACCCCCACTGCGGGGCTCAGCCGCCGCCCCGCAACGCCTTGCTCGCTCTAAATAATGTTTGCTCCAAGGGCCATTTCGCACGCAAACAAAATCACTTCGTTCCATTGTTTGCTTAGCAAAACGCCCCTCTCCGCAAAGAAACTCGAGAGTGGCTTCGGTTTCACGACGCTTATTGCTGGAACGTGCAAGAATCAGGTCCTGCGAAAGCCTTGTGACTGTTAGTCCCTGCGGCCTTCGCGAACCGCGGGTATCGTATTAAACAGCAGGGGGATGCTTTTCTCGTATGTCATTGCGAGCGTAGCGTGGCAATCTAGACCCCTATTGTCACCCCGGACTCAGTTCCGGAGTCACCTTTTTCCCATTCAAAATCTATATTATCTGTTGAAAATAGAGTTTTCTCTTATTCTCTGTCTGAAACTTCGACAATTTCTACAACGGGAATAGGACGAACGCTCACGTCTGCGACAGGCTTTTGGTTTGTCGCATCGTTTTGCTGTAAGGCGTATTGTTTTTGCAATATGCCTGATGCATGCGGCCTTTTGGGGCGTGAGTTGTTTGTGTTTATTCGTTGTGGGCAGTCGAAGGCCTCAGACAGGTAAATGCATTCAACTCCACGCCTTTTTTTTGTTTCCTAAAAAACTTGGATAGATGCTGGATGAGAGTAGACTCACTGAGTATTGCTCTTGTCTCTGTCTGAAACTTCGACACTTTCTACAACGAGAATAAGACAAATACTCGCATAAACCCATGAATGCTATGGGTATATTACGTCCTGGGCGTATTGTATTCGCTTGGGACTGCGGGTTATTGTGTTGTATTGAGAAGTCGTGCTTTTAGCTCCTGCGAGAGTGAACTCGTTCACTTTCAGCATGGAGTAACACGATGTCTGATAACCGCAATTTGCATAGTGCAAACAAAGCGAAACAGGATGAATTCTATACCCAACTTTCGGATATAGAAAACGAACTGAAGCATTACAAGAAACACTTCAAGGGTAAGACAGTTCTTTGCAACTGTGATGACCCTCGCGTTTCGAACTTTTTCCACTACTTCGCCTACAATTTTGAACATTTGGGTTTGAAAAGGCTGATTACCACTTGTTACAAGAATCAGGAACGGGACCTGTTCAGCCAGAATAATTCGGAGCGCGCCATCTGGTTGGAGTATTATGGCGACAAAAATGGCAACCTTGTTCCTGATCCCGAAGAAATCGGTATCCATTATTTTAAAGGCGATGGCGACTTTCGCAGTGCCGAATGCATTGAACTCTTAAAGCAGGCCGACATCGTGGTGACAAATCCACCCTTTAGTTTGTTTACGGATTACATAGGGCAATTGGCGAAATACGATAAAAAATTTCTAGTTCTAGGAAATAAGAACGCTGTTACATATAAAGAAGTATTCCAATTTTTTAAGGAAAATAAGTTGTGGATTGGAGTCACTCCAATGAGCCGCGAGATTTACTTTGATGTAAATCAGGACTTTATCGAAGAGAGCCTGGCAAAAAACAGAAATAGGACAATCGTTGTTCGTGATGGCAAGTATATGGCAAGGAGTCCGTCAATTTGGTTTACTAATCTTGACCACAAAAAGCGCCATGAAGAATTGATACTCTACAAGAAATATTCTCCAGAAGAATATCCGAAATACGACAATTACGACGCGATAGAAGTCAGTAAAACAGAATGTATCCCAGAAGATTATGACGGAATTATGGGTGTTCCGATAACTTTCCTTGATAAATACAATCCAGAGCAGTTCGAAATTTTGGGAATGGAATCATCGGCCGGCTATGATCCTGAAATCGTCGGTATTCCGCGGTTGAAAGATGGCGATGCTCGACCCGCCGTTAATGGCAAAATAACTTATGCAAGAATTTTTATCCGCCGTCGCAAGGAGGTCTAAATGAAAATCGAACTCAAACAAATCAAGATTCGTGACCTTGTTGATTGTTACGAGAATGACGATGAAACGGGCCGTGTCGTGGCCTATGGAGGCAAACTCGATATTCGCCCGCCTTACCAGCGCGAGTTTATCTATAAGGAGAAACAGCGCGATGCCGTGATTGAGACTGTTCGTCAGGGATTCCCGCTGAATGTGATGTATTGGGCTCTGCGCGAAGACGGTTCCTTTGAAGTGATTGACGGGCAGCAACGCACGATTTCAATCTGCCAATATGTCGCAGGCGATTTTAGTTACCTGTTCAAGCATTTCCATAACTTGCAGAAAGATGAACAGGAAAAAATTTTGGACTACGAGTTGATGGTCTATGTGTGCGATGGTACGGATAGCGAAAAGCTCAAGTGGTTCGAGACCATCAACATCGCGGGCGAGGAACTCACCAAGCAAGAACTGCGAAATGCCGTATATGCCGGGCCTTGGCTTGCTGATGCAAAACGTTACTTCAGTAAAAATGGGTGCTTGGCTCAAAAAATCGCTGCGGACTACCTGAATGGTTCCGCTATCCGACAAGATTATCTAGAAACGGCTTTGAAGTGGATATCCAAGAATTCCGTGGATGTCTATATGGCTAAACATCAGCATGATGTGAACGCCAATGCTTTGCAACAGTATTTCCGTTCTGTAATTGACTGGATCGAGACTACATTCAAACCGACCAAAGAACGCAAGAAGATAATGAAGGGCGTGGAGTGGGGCGAGCTCTATGACAAGTACAAAGACAATATTTACGATTTCAAGATGATTGATAATGAAGTCGCACGGCTTGTCAAGGATGACGACGTAACTAACAAGAGAGGAATTTATCCGTACGTGTTGACGGGCGATGAACGCTACTTGTCTATCCGTGCATTTACGGAAAACCAGAAAATAAAGGCTTACGAAAGGCTGGCGGGAATTTGCCCCATTTGTAAAAAGCACTTTGAAATTCCTGAAATGGAAGCCGACCATATTATACCATGGAGCGATGGCGGCTTGACCATTGATGTAAACTGCCAAATGCTTTGCAGGAACTGCAATAGAAGAAAAAGCGACAAGTAAAAAATTCGAGAACGGTGATTCCGGGACAAACCCGGAATGACAAGTGCAGGTCTGGATCCTTCGACTCCACTGCGTTCCGCTCAGGATGACAATTGGGGGCGTTGCGGGGTGCTCCCCGCAGAGGGGGTAGCGGAAGACTTGCCCTGGTTCGGTTTAGATCCTTCGACTTCGCCCTATGGGCTCCGCTCAGGATGACAGAAGGGCAAGGCTGTAGCGAGGGGGAGGCTTCCCCCCCCTTGGGTAGAATTTTCTATCTTTACGTCCATGAAAGTTTTTTTATACGACACGACCCTCCGCGACGGTAACCAAGACCGTAAGATAAGCCTTTCTCTCGCCGACAAGCTGCAGATTGCGCGAATTCTTGACCATTTCGGTTTTGACTACATCGAAGGGGGCTGGCCCAATCCGAGCAACCCGACCGACGAGGAATTCTTCCAGAAGATCAAGGAAGTCAAGCTGAAGCATGCGAAGATTGCGGCTTTCGGTTCCACGCGCCGTCCGAAGGTGCTGCCCGAGAAGGACCCGCTGCTGCAGGCGCTCGTGAAGTCGGGCGCCCCGGTCAAGACGATTTTCGGCAAGAGCTGGGATTTGCACGTCACGGACGTCATCCGCACGACGCTCGAGGAGAACCTCGACATGATCGAGTCCTCCATCGACTACCTCAAGGACCATTCCGAAGAGGTGATTTACGATGCGGAACATTTCTTTGACGGTTACAAGGCGAACCCGCAGTACGCTCTCGAGACGCTGAAGGCGGCTGAACGCGGCCGTGCGGACTTCATTGTGCTTTGCGACACGAACGGCGGTACGATGCCGTGGGAACTCGAGAAGATTGTGAAGGACGTGAAGAAGGTGGTTTCGACGCCTATCGGCATCCACGTGCATAACGACGCGGGCCTGGGCGTGTGCAACAGCCTGTTTGCCGTGAAGAGCGGCGCTACGATGGTGCAGGGCGTGGTGAACGGTTACGGCGAGCGTTGCGGAAACGCGAACCTCACGACGATTGCTGCAGACCTCCATTTCAAGATGGGCGCGAAGTTCTTTGCTGCGAAAAAGATTGCAAGGCTCCGCCAGTTGAGCAGCAATGTGGACCAGATTGTGAATCTGCCGAGTGACGTGCATGCCCCGTACGTGGGCGATGCGGCGTTTGCGCACAAGGGCGGTGCCCATATCGACGGCGTGATGAAGGTCAGCCGCAGTTTCGAGCATATCGACCCGCATGCCGTGGGTAACGACCGCGTGTTCGTCACGAGCGACCAGGCGGGCGGTTCCCTTGTGGTGGAAAAGCTCAGGGCCATCAAGCCGGGCATCGACAAGAAGGACCCGGTGGTGGGCAAGCTGCTCACGCTCATCAAGGAACGCGAGAACGCGGGCTGGCATTTCGACTCTGCCGAGGCGAGCTTCAAGCTGTTGGTGTACCGCCACTTGGGCATGGTGCAGGAGCCGTTCAAGGTGCTGGGCTACCGCGTCATCGAAGACAAGACGACTCAGGGCGTGTCCGTTTCGCAGGCGACGGTCAAGCTCCAGATTGGCGACAAGATTAGCCATCAGGTGAGCGAGGGTGACGGCCCGGTGAACGCTCTCGACGCGGCGCTGCGCAAGGCGTTGCTCCCGTTCTTCCCGAACATGGCGAAGGTCAAGCTCGACGACTACAAGGTGCGCGTGCTGGGTTCCAAGGTGGCATCTGACGCTACCGTGCGCGTGTGGACGACGTTTGGCGACGAGAAGGGCTACTGGAATGTGGTCGGTGTCTCGAGCAATATCATCGAGGCCTCCTGGATGGCGTTCGTGGACGGGCTCACGTACAAGATTCTTGTCGATAACAAGGTTATCGAGAGCGCGTACAAGCATATCGACGTGAAGTCGGTTGCGGCTGCGGGGCAGGCAAGCGCCGCGAAGGAAGAGGAACCCGCTCCGGTGAAGGCCAAGAAGTTGAGTGCCCGCAAGGTGAGGAACCTTGCCGATATCACTCGCTCTGCAAAGAAGAGGAAGTAGTTTATGCAAATTGTTAAGGTTACTCCGAAATCTGCTGAAATTGAACGCATCTGCGGGCGCGAAGTCGCCCCGAGCAAGGAAATTCACGACAAGGTGATGCAGATCCTTGCCGACATCAAGAAGGGCGGCATCGCGAAGGCGACCGAATACGCCCAGAAGTTCGACGGCCTGAAGGGCAAGAACATCCGCGTGCCGGCATCGGCCATCGCGAAGTCTGCCGCCAAGTGCCCGAAGGAACTG
This genomic interval carries:
- a CDS encoding ORF6N domain-containing protein, whose translation is MGKNEEKKQIVAAKPLVESGVGKMIQVIRGRQVLLDRDLATLYGVETKYINRAVKRNPNRFPDEFYFELTKEESLRCQDGTIKTGRGQHSKYSSYAFTEQGVAMLSAVLHSEKAIRVSIDIMKAFVAMRHYIMQNGGFINRISNIEVKDLEQDARLLDHDHKIDALFEAMDRGELKSKGLFYNNQEFDAYVFVCALIRQAKKRIVLVDRYVDEKTLAMMLKREKGVSVTIYTYDKSKALKVDLATYNEQYPDSPMQVLPSYGMHDRFLFIDDTAYHFGASLKDLGKNTFFFTQEDFTLDEVLKESQKKKNPQLG
- a CDS encoding DUF262 domain-containing protein, which translates into the protein MKIELKQIKIRDLVDCYENDDETGRVVAYGGKLDIRPPYQREFIYKEKQRDAVIETVRQGFPLNVMYWALREDGSFEVIDGQQRTISICQYVAGDFSYLFKHFHNLQKDEQEKILDYELMVYVCDGTDSEKLKWFETINIAGEELTKQELRNAVYAGPWLADAKRYFSKNGCLAQKIAADYLNGSAIRQDYLETALKWISKNSVDVYMAKHQHDVNANALQQYFRSVIDWIETTFKPTKERKKIMKGVEWGELYDKYKDNIYDFKMIDNEVARLVKDDDVTNKRGIYPYVLTGDERYLSIRAFTENQKIKAYERLAGICPICKKHFEIPEMEADHIIPWSDGGLTIDVNCQMLCRNCNRRKSDK
- the cimA gene encoding citramalate synthase yields the protein MKVFLYDTTLRDGNQDRKISLSLADKLQIARILDHFGFDYIEGGWPNPSNPTDEEFFQKIKEVKLKHAKIAAFGSTRRPKVLPEKDPLLQALVKSGAPVKTIFGKSWDLHVTDVIRTTLEENLDMIESSIDYLKDHSEEVIYDAEHFFDGYKANPQYALETLKAAERGRADFIVLCDTNGGTMPWELEKIVKDVKKVVSTPIGIHVHNDAGLGVCNSLFAVKSGATMVQGVVNGYGERCGNANLTTIAADLHFKMGAKFFAAKKIARLRQLSSNVDQIVNLPSDVHAPYVGDAAFAHKGGAHIDGVMKVSRSFEHIDPHAVGNDRVFVTSDQAGGSLVVEKLRAIKPGIDKKDPVVGKLLTLIKERENAGWHFDSAEASFKLLVYRHLGMVQEPFKVLGYRVIEDKTTQGVSVSQATVKLQIGDKISHQVSEGDGPVNALDAALRKALLPFFPNMAKVKLDDYKVRVLGSKVASDATVRVWTTFGDEKGYWNVVGVSSNIIEASWMAFVDGLTYKILVDNKVIESAYKHIDVKSVAAAGQASAAKEEEPAPVKAKKLSARKVRNLADITRSAKKRK
- a CDS encoding adenine-specific methyltransferase EcoRI family protein, which gives rise to MSDNRNLHSANKAKQDEFYTQLSDIENELKHYKKHFKGKTVLCNCDDPRVSNFFHYFAYNFEHLGLKRLITTCYKNQERDLFSQNNSERAIWLEYYGDKNGNLVPDPEEIGIHYFKGDGDFRSAECIELLKQADIVVTNPPFSLFTDYIGQLAKYDKKFLVLGNKNAVTYKEVFQFFKENKLWIGVTPMSREIYFDVNQDFIEESLAKNRNRTIVVRDGKYMARSPSIWFTNLDHKKRHEELILYKKYSPEEYPKYDNYDAIEVSKTECIPEDYDGIMGVPITFLDKYNPEQFEILGMESSAGYDPEIVGIPRLKDGDARPAVNGKITYARIFIRRRKEV